A stretch of Odocoileus virginianus isolate 20LAN1187 ecotype Illinois chromosome 31, Ovbor_1.2, whole genome shotgun sequence DNA encodes these proteins:
- the EGR3 gene encoding early growth response protein 3 isoform X2: MTGKLAEKLPVTMSSLLNQLPDNLYPEEIPSALNLFSGSSDSVAHYNQMATENVMDIGLTNEKPNPELSYSGSFQPAPGNKTVTYLGKFAFDSPSNWCQDNIISLMSAGILGVPPASGALSTQTSTASMVQPPQGDVEAMYPALPPYSNCSDLYSEPVSFHDPQGNPGLAYSPQDYQSAKPALDSNLFPMIPDYNLYHHPNDMGSMPEHKPFQGMDPIRVNPPPITPLETIKAFKDKQIHPGFGSLPQPPLTLKPIRPRKYPNRPSKTPLHERPHACPAEGCDRRFSRSDELTRHLRIHTGHKPFQCRICMRSFSRSDHLTTHIRTHTGEKPFACEFCGRKFARSDERKRHAKIHLKQKEKKAEKGGAPSASSAAPVSLAPVVTTCA; the protein is encoded by the exons ATGACCGGCAAACTCGCCGAGAAGCTGCCGGTGACCATGAGCAGTTTGCTAAATCAACTGCCTGACAATCTGTACCCCGAGGAGATCCCCAGCGCGCTCAACCTCTTTTCTGGCAGCAGCGACTCGGTAGCCCATTACAATCAGATGGCTACAG AGAATGTGATGGACATCGGTCTGACCAACGAGAAGCCCAACCCGGAACTCTCATATTCGGGCTCCTTCCAGCCAGCCCCCGGCAACAAGACCGTGACCTACTTGGGAAAGTTCGCCTTCGACTCCCCTTCCAACTGGTGCCAGGACAACATCATTAGCCTCATGAGCGCCGGCATTTTGGGGGTGCCCCCGGCCTCTGGGGCACTCAGCACGCAGACCTCCACGGCCAGCATGGTGCAGCCGCCGCAGGGGGACGTGGAGGCCATGTATCCGGCGCTGCCCCCCTATTCTAACTGCAGTGATCTCTACTCGGAGCCTGTGTCTTTCCACGACCCCCAGGGCAACCCCGGGCTCGCCTATTCCCCCCAGGATTACCAGTCGGCCAAACCAGCCTTGGACAGCAACCTCTTCCCCATGATTCCCGACTACAATCTATACCACCACCCCAACGACATGGGCTCCATGCCGGAGCACAAGCCCTTCCAGGGCATGGACCCCATCCGGGTCAACCCGCCCCCTATTACCCCGCTGGAGACCATCAAGGCATTCAAAGACAAGCAGATCCACCCGGGCTTTGGCAGCCTGCCCCAGCCGCCGCTCACGCTCAAGCCCATACGGCCTCGCAAGTACCCCAATCGACCTAGCAAGACCCCTCTCCACGAGCGGCCACACGCGTGCCCGGCGGAGGGCTGCGACCGCCGCTTCAGCCGCTCGGACGAGCTGACCCGGCATCTGCGCATCCACACGGGCCACAAGCCCTTCCAGTGCAGGATCTGCATGCGGAGCTTCAGCCGCAGCGACCACCTTACCACTCACATCCGCACTCATACGGGCGAGAAGCCCTTTGCCTGCGAGTTCTGCGGGCGCAAGTTTGCGCGCAGCGACGAGCGCAAGCGCCACGCCAAGATCCACCtcaagcaaaaggagaagaaggcggAGAAGGGGGGTGCGCCTTCTGCGTCCTCGGCGGCCCCGGTATCCCTGGCCCCTGTGGTCACCACCTGCGCCTGA
- the EGR3 gene encoding early growth response protein 3 isoform X1 codes for MDREMGGWPRAGNFPGGELLFPPTPPALPDREGSVGDATVEASFLPGGGSRRPKGENVMDIGLTNEKPNPELSYSGSFQPAPGNKTVTYLGKFAFDSPSNWCQDNIISLMSAGILGVPPASGALSTQTSTASMVQPPQGDVEAMYPALPPYSNCSDLYSEPVSFHDPQGNPGLAYSPQDYQSAKPALDSNLFPMIPDYNLYHHPNDMGSMPEHKPFQGMDPIRVNPPPITPLETIKAFKDKQIHPGFGSLPQPPLTLKPIRPRKYPNRPSKTPLHERPHACPAEGCDRRFSRSDELTRHLRIHTGHKPFQCRICMRSFSRSDHLTTHIRTHTGEKPFACEFCGRKFARSDERKRHAKIHLKQKEKKAEKGGAPSASSAAPVSLAPVVTTCA; via the exons atggatagagagaTGGGGGGGTGGCCGCGCGCTGGGAATTTTCCGGGGGGCGAGTTGCTTTTCCCACCCACTCCTCCCGCCCTCCCCGATCGGGAAGGCTCGGTTGGCGACGCCACGGTAGAGGCTTCGTTTCTTCCGGGTGGGGGCAGCCGCCGACCGAAGGGAG AGAATGTGATGGACATCGGTCTGACCAACGAGAAGCCCAACCCGGAACTCTCATATTCGGGCTCCTTCCAGCCAGCCCCCGGCAACAAGACCGTGACCTACTTGGGAAAGTTCGCCTTCGACTCCCCTTCCAACTGGTGCCAGGACAACATCATTAGCCTCATGAGCGCCGGCATTTTGGGGGTGCCCCCGGCCTCTGGGGCACTCAGCACGCAGACCTCCACGGCCAGCATGGTGCAGCCGCCGCAGGGGGACGTGGAGGCCATGTATCCGGCGCTGCCCCCCTATTCTAACTGCAGTGATCTCTACTCGGAGCCTGTGTCTTTCCACGACCCCCAGGGCAACCCCGGGCTCGCCTATTCCCCCCAGGATTACCAGTCGGCCAAACCAGCCTTGGACAGCAACCTCTTCCCCATGATTCCCGACTACAATCTATACCACCACCCCAACGACATGGGCTCCATGCCGGAGCACAAGCCCTTCCAGGGCATGGACCCCATCCGGGTCAACCCGCCCCCTATTACCCCGCTGGAGACCATCAAGGCATTCAAAGACAAGCAGATCCACCCGGGCTTTGGCAGCCTGCCCCAGCCGCCGCTCACGCTCAAGCCCATACGGCCTCGCAAGTACCCCAATCGACCTAGCAAGACCCCTCTCCACGAGCGGCCACACGCGTGCCCGGCGGAGGGCTGCGACCGCCGCTTCAGCCGCTCGGACGAGCTGACCCGGCATCTGCGCATCCACACGGGCCACAAGCCCTTCCAGTGCAGGATCTGCATGCGGAGCTTCAGCCGCAGCGACCACCTTACCACTCACATCCGCACTCATACGGGCGAGAAGCCCTTTGCCTGCGAGTTCTGCGGGCGCAAGTTTGCGCGCAGCGACGAGCGCAAGCGCCACGCCAAGATCCACCtcaagcaaaaggagaagaaggcggAGAAGGGGGGTGCGCCTTCTGCGTCCTCGGCGGCCCCGGTATCCCTGGCCCCTGTGGTCACCACCTGCGCCTGA
- the EGR3 gene encoding early growth response protein 3 isoform X3, producing MEPCAAWSPRGGRENVMDIGLTNEKPNPELSYSGSFQPAPGNKTVTYLGKFAFDSPSNWCQDNIISLMSAGILGVPPASGALSTQTSTASMVQPPQGDVEAMYPALPPYSNCSDLYSEPVSFHDPQGNPGLAYSPQDYQSAKPALDSNLFPMIPDYNLYHHPNDMGSMPEHKPFQGMDPIRVNPPPITPLETIKAFKDKQIHPGFGSLPQPPLTLKPIRPRKYPNRPSKTPLHERPHACPAEGCDRRFSRSDELTRHLRIHTGHKPFQCRICMRSFSRSDHLTTHIRTHTGEKPFACEFCGRKFARSDERKRHAKIHLKQKEKKAEKGGAPSASSAAPVSLAPVVTTCA from the exons ATGGAGCCATGTGCGGCGTGGAGTCCCCGCGGTGGGAGAG AGAATGTGATGGACATCGGTCTGACCAACGAGAAGCCCAACCCGGAACTCTCATATTCGGGCTCCTTCCAGCCAGCCCCCGGCAACAAGACCGTGACCTACTTGGGAAAGTTCGCCTTCGACTCCCCTTCCAACTGGTGCCAGGACAACATCATTAGCCTCATGAGCGCCGGCATTTTGGGGGTGCCCCCGGCCTCTGGGGCACTCAGCACGCAGACCTCCACGGCCAGCATGGTGCAGCCGCCGCAGGGGGACGTGGAGGCCATGTATCCGGCGCTGCCCCCCTATTCTAACTGCAGTGATCTCTACTCGGAGCCTGTGTCTTTCCACGACCCCCAGGGCAACCCCGGGCTCGCCTATTCCCCCCAGGATTACCAGTCGGCCAAACCAGCCTTGGACAGCAACCTCTTCCCCATGATTCCCGACTACAATCTATACCACCACCCCAACGACATGGGCTCCATGCCGGAGCACAAGCCCTTCCAGGGCATGGACCCCATCCGGGTCAACCCGCCCCCTATTACCCCGCTGGAGACCATCAAGGCATTCAAAGACAAGCAGATCCACCCGGGCTTTGGCAGCCTGCCCCAGCCGCCGCTCACGCTCAAGCCCATACGGCCTCGCAAGTACCCCAATCGACCTAGCAAGACCCCTCTCCACGAGCGGCCACACGCGTGCCCGGCGGAGGGCTGCGACCGCCGCTTCAGCCGCTCGGACGAGCTGACCCGGCATCTGCGCATCCACACGGGCCACAAGCCCTTCCAGTGCAGGATCTGCATGCGGAGCTTCAGCCGCAGCGACCACCTTACCACTCACATCCGCACTCATACGGGCGAGAAGCCCTTTGCCTGCGAGTTCTGCGGGCGCAAGTTTGCGCGCAGCGACGAGCGCAAGCGCCACGCCAAGATCCACCtcaagcaaaaggagaagaaggcggAGAAGGGGGGTGCGCCTTCTGCGTCCTCGGCGGCCCCGGTATCCCTGGCCCCTGTGGTCACCACCTGCGCCTGA
- the EGR3 gene encoding early growth response protein 3 isoform X4: protein MDIGLTNEKPNPELSYSGSFQPAPGNKTVTYLGKFAFDSPSNWCQDNIISLMSAGILGVPPASGALSTQTSTASMVQPPQGDVEAMYPALPPYSNCSDLYSEPVSFHDPQGNPGLAYSPQDYQSAKPALDSNLFPMIPDYNLYHHPNDMGSMPEHKPFQGMDPIRVNPPPITPLETIKAFKDKQIHPGFGSLPQPPLTLKPIRPRKYPNRPSKTPLHERPHACPAEGCDRRFSRSDELTRHLRIHTGHKPFQCRICMRSFSRSDHLTTHIRTHTGEKPFACEFCGRKFARSDERKRHAKIHLKQKEKKAEKGGAPSASSAAPVSLAPVVTTCA from the coding sequence ATGGACATCGGTCTGACCAACGAGAAGCCCAACCCGGAACTCTCATATTCGGGCTCCTTCCAGCCAGCCCCCGGCAACAAGACCGTGACCTACTTGGGAAAGTTCGCCTTCGACTCCCCTTCCAACTGGTGCCAGGACAACATCATTAGCCTCATGAGCGCCGGCATTTTGGGGGTGCCCCCGGCCTCTGGGGCACTCAGCACGCAGACCTCCACGGCCAGCATGGTGCAGCCGCCGCAGGGGGACGTGGAGGCCATGTATCCGGCGCTGCCCCCCTATTCTAACTGCAGTGATCTCTACTCGGAGCCTGTGTCTTTCCACGACCCCCAGGGCAACCCCGGGCTCGCCTATTCCCCCCAGGATTACCAGTCGGCCAAACCAGCCTTGGACAGCAACCTCTTCCCCATGATTCCCGACTACAATCTATACCACCACCCCAACGACATGGGCTCCATGCCGGAGCACAAGCCCTTCCAGGGCATGGACCCCATCCGGGTCAACCCGCCCCCTATTACCCCGCTGGAGACCATCAAGGCATTCAAAGACAAGCAGATCCACCCGGGCTTTGGCAGCCTGCCCCAGCCGCCGCTCACGCTCAAGCCCATACGGCCTCGCAAGTACCCCAATCGACCTAGCAAGACCCCTCTCCACGAGCGGCCACACGCGTGCCCGGCGGAGGGCTGCGACCGCCGCTTCAGCCGCTCGGACGAGCTGACCCGGCATCTGCGCATCCACACGGGCCACAAGCCCTTCCAGTGCAGGATCTGCATGCGGAGCTTCAGCCGCAGCGACCACCTTACCACTCACATCCGCACTCATACGGGCGAGAAGCCCTTTGCCTGCGAGTTCTGCGGGCGCAAGTTTGCGCGCAGCGACGAGCGCAAGCGCCACGCCAAGATCCACCtcaagcaaaaggagaagaaggcggAGAAGGGGGGTGCGCCTTCTGCGTCCTCGGCGGCCCCGGTATCCCTGGCCCCTGTGGTCACCACCTGCGCCTGA